One window of the Tetragenococcus koreensis genome contains the following:
- a CDS encoding hydroxymethylglutaryl-CoA reductase, degradative gives MEEVVIIDALRTPVGKYRGRLSQLSAVELGTAVTKELIDKNQKAASATKQVIFGNVLQAGNGQNPARQITLNSGLAEGVYASTINEVCGSGMKAIALAAQAIRLNEAEVVLAGGVESMSQAPYLSRYDQQEDTYSQPKPVMLSDGLTDVFSGKHMGLTAENVANKFNISRKMQDIFALRSQEKAAYAQENGYFSEEILPLHIDDEVVEKDEGVRKDTSLEKLAHLKPVFKPGGTVTAGNASTINDGASAVILASKSFALANDLSYLAVLKDVVEVGIDPKIMGVSPVKAIHQLFERNSLSVEEIDLFEINEAFAASSIAVQQELGIPEEKVNLCGSGISLGHAIGSTGTRIITTACHQLNRIDGQYAVVSLCVGGGLGLAALIERPKEKKTSRFYELTKQERLDTLVFQHKIMTETADELKQTALPDNIAENLTENQVSEISVPMGLLKSIEVNQKEYLVPMATEEPSVVAACNNGAQLAQKLGGFTATMAKKEIRGQIVLMNVSDKKELIKQIKENEPLMISTAEKAYPSIVRRGGGVRKVEIREFAEEPSFLSVDLLVDTKDAMGANMLNTMLEAVATLFKQWFSEEILFSILSNYATDALVTAECQVSFASLGKGDATKGEQIAKKIAAASTFAQIDPYRAATHNKGSMNGIDAVVLATGNDTRSINSAVHAYAARSGQYRGLSQWEVEDGHLKGFIELPLAVATAGGATKALPKAQASLEMLAVNDAKELAEVIAAVGLAQNLAALKALVSEGIQKGHMALQARTLAMNAGAKASEVQKVATRLKRTQMNEENARQILQDIRNQKD, from the coding sequence GTGGAAGAAGTTGTAATCATTGATGCGTTAAGAACGCCCGTCGGTAAATATCGGGGTCGTTTAAGTCAATTATCAGCTGTGGAATTAGGAACAGCTGTGACCAAAGAACTTATCGATAAGAACCAAAAAGCGGCATCAGCAACCAAACAAGTCATTTTTGGTAATGTGTTACAAGCGGGCAATGGACAAAATCCAGCCAGGCAAATTACTTTAAATAGTGGGCTAGCTGAAGGTGTCTATGCCTCAACAATTAATGAGGTCTGTGGATCTGGAATGAAAGCTATTGCTTTAGCAGCACAAGCAATCCGATTAAACGAAGCTGAAGTAGTATTAGCTGGTGGCGTTGAAAGTATGAGTCAGGCACCTTATCTGAGTCGTTATGATCAACAAGAAGATACATATTCCCAGCCAAAACCAGTCATGCTTTCTGATGGCTTAACCGATGTTTTTAGTGGAAAACATATGGGACTTACCGCTGAAAATGTGGCGAATAAATTTAATATATCAAGAAAAATGCAGGACATATTTGCTCTGCGTTCGCAGGAAAAGGCAGCCTACGCTCAAGAAAACGGCTATTTCTCCGAAGAGATTCTACCGCTTCACATAGATGACGAAGTAGTGGAAAAAGATGAGGGCGTTAGAAAAGATACTTCTTTGGAAAAACTGGCACATTTAAAACCAGTATTTAAACCAGGTGGTACAGTGACGGCAGGAAATGCCTCAACGATCAATGATGGGGCTTCTGCAGTTATTCTCGCTTCAAAAAGCTTTGCTTTAGCAAATGATCTTTCCTATCTAGCAGTGCTTAAGGATGTGGTAGAAGTAGGAATCGATCCTAAAATTATGGGTGTTTCACCTGTTAAGGCCATCCATCAGTTATTTGAACGTAATTCTTTAAGCGTGGAAGAAATTGACCTTTTTGAAATCAATGAAGCTTTCGCTGCGTCTTCAATTGCTGTTCAACAGGAGTTAGGGATACCCGAAGAGAAAGTCAATCTTTGCGGCAGCGGTATTTCCCTCGGTCACGCAATTGGATCTACTGGTACGCGGATCATTACAACAGCTTGCCATCAATTAAACCGGATTGATGGACAGTATGCTGTTGTATCGCTATGTGTAGGCGGCGGGCTTGGATTAGCAGCTTTAATTGAACGGCCTAAAGAAAAAAAGACGTCGCGTTTTTATGAATTAACTAAACAAGAACGACTAGACACCTTAGTTTTCCAGCATAAAATTATGACTGAAACAGCTGACGAATTAAAACAAACGGCTTTGCCAGATAATATTGCGGAAAATTTGACGGAAAATCAAGTGAGTGAAATTTCTGTTCCTATGGGACTTTTAAAATCGATTGAGGTCAATCAAAAAGAATACTTAGTTCCTATGGCAACCGAAGAACCCTCTGTGGTCGCCGCTTGTAATAATGGCGCACAGCTAGCTCAAAAATTGGGCGGGTTTACTGCTACTATGGCTAAAAAAGAAATTCGTGGACAAATTGTATTAATGAATGTCAGTGATAAAAAAGAGTTGATTAAACAGATAAAAGAAAATGAGCCACTGATGATTTCTACCGCTGAAAAAGCGTATCCTTCCATTGTAAGACGTGGCGGGGGCGTAAGAAAAGTTGAAATTCGCGAGTTCGCTGAAGAACCTAGTTTTTTAAGTGTTGATTTACTTGTTGATACAAAAGATGCGATGGGCGCGAATATGTTAAATACGATGTTAGAAGCCGTTGCTACTCTTTTTAAGCAATGGTTCTCTGAAGAAATTTTGTTTAGCATTTTAAGCAATTATGCTACCGATGCTTTGGTAACGGCTGAATGTCAGGTTTCGTTTGCTAGTTTAGGAAAAGGTGATGCTACAAAAGGTGAGCAAATCGCTAAAAAAATTGCTGCTGCTTCGACTTTCGCACAAATTGATCCTTACCGAGCAGCAACCCATAATAAGGGAAGTATGAATGGAATCGACGCTGTTGTTCTTGCTACGGGAAATGACACCAGAAGTATTAATAGCGCTGTTCATGCGTATGCAGCAAGAAGCGGACAATACCGTGGTTTGAGCCAGTGGGAAGTTGAAGATGGGCATTTGAAAGGTTTCATTGAATTACCCTTGGCCGTTGCAACGGCTGGAGGAGCGACCAAAGCTTTACCTAAAGCACAAGCATCATTAGAAATGTTGGCAGTCAATGACGCTAAAGAATTAGCTGAAGTTATCGCAGCTGTAGGTTTGGCACAAAACTTGGCTGCGCTCAAAGCCTTAGTGAGTGAAGGCATTCAAAAAGGGCACATGGCATTACAAGCTCGTACATTAGCAATGAATGCCGGTGCTAAAGCTTCAGAAGTGCAAAAAGTAGCCACTAGGTTAAAAAGAACGCAGATGAACGAAGAAAATGCTCGTCAAATTTTACAAGACATTAGAAATCAAAAGGATTAA
- a CDS encoding nucleoid-associated protein, translated as MDIYLKQAIMHIIDRKSGDPVFSQVELDLSTEYIRDYLTKKVQKLATSQTKTGTLAEDSEIAELTQQAEKDFIHFSETFVKRWYEIYQQSEDAPDSDVFVVLYELDTSMYVAFLKVKYTEGFTHYVDTNEHGIQNDLIINRAILSGKSQKADEGITINLADLSYELIEKQYTFSGEKMNYFSNKVIETQPAPSLEDHVKVIKKTAEEIGEKFNTPSYDLLADVKEAVYDTIEEHGQIDTKQVAEQVFKDNVTAKMSFEEEVEEQGVTSQTPMMREVREVSEKKYGKQKLKLSNGIELVVPLTVYRNPELIEFINNPDGTISVTIKNVDEIINRM; from the coding sequence ATGGACATTTATTTAAAACAAGCAATCATGCACATCATTGATAGAAAATCAGGAGATCCGGTCTTTTCGCAAGTAGAGCTGGATTTAAGTACTGAATATATCCGAGATTATTTAACCAAAAAGGTCCAAAAACTAGCCACCTCGCAAACCAAAACAGGGACTTTAGCAGAAGATTCCGAAATTGCTGAATTAACCCAGCAAGCAGAAAAAGATTTTATTCATTTCAGCGAAACTTTTGTAAAGCGCTGGTATGAAATTTATCAACAAAGTGAAGATGCTCCTGACAGCGATGTTTTCGTGGTGTTATATGAACTTGATACAAGTATGTATGTAGCTTTTTTGAAAGTAAAATATACCGAAGGATTCACTCATTATGTCGACACGAATGAACACGGAATCCAAAATGATCTCATAATTAACCGGGCGATACTTTCTGGTAAATCTCAAAAAGCAGATGAAGGAATTACCATTAATCTAGCCGATTTATCCTACGAGCTCATTGAAAAACAGTATACTTTTTCTGGAGAAAAAATGAATTATTTTTCCAATAAAGTCATTGAAACCCAGCCTGCTCCGTCTTTAGAAGACCATGTCAAAGTCATCAAAAAAACAGCCGAAGAAATTGGCGAAAAATTCAATACACCTAGCTATGATCTGTTAGCAGATGTAAAAGAAGCAGTTTACGATACAATCGAAGAACATGGCCAAATCGATACTAAACAAGTAGCTGAACAAGTTTTTAAAGATAATGTTACAGCGAAAATGTCATTTGAAGAAGAAGTCGAAGAACAAGGAGTGACCAGTCAAACTCCAATGATGCGCGAAGTAAGAGAAGTTTCTGAAAAGAAATATGGCAAACAAAAGCTAAAACTTTCCAACGGCATTGAGCTAGTTGTCCCGCTTACTGTTTATCGTAATCCGGAGTTAATCGAATTTATCAATAACCCTGACGGAACAATTTCAGTGACCATCAAAAATGTAGACGAAATTATTAACCGTATGTAG
- a CDS encoding lysozyme family protein, with protein MNKKKKSILKKVLLLVSIMILTLGGYYLYRNYQILKQVHQYEEQVEKAVQEENIPQYRDLVLGIIFTETKGEHNDPMQSSESTGGYPNQIEESQESIEQGVAFLATAIKKADAEGCDLWTAVQAYNFGLDYIDYVAENGKTNRLELAERYSKNTLSPELGNNEQTKYRYLSYQSVLYNGGYLYHNGGNFFYADLVKANEKKIEQTNFLF; from the coding sequence ATGAATAAAAAAAAGAAATCGATATTAAAAAAAGTGTTATTATTAGTTTCGATAATGATACTTACTTTAGGTGGCTATTATTTATATCGAAACTATCAAATTTTAAAACAGGTTCATCAATATGAAGAACAAGTGGAAAAAGCGGTACAAGAAGAAAATATTCCGCAGTATAGAGACTTAGTACTGGGCATTATTTTTACAGAAACTAAAGGTGAGCATAATGACCCTATGCAAAGTTCTGAAAGTACGGGGGGGTATCCTAATCAAATTGAGGAGTCACAAGAAAGCATCGAACAAGGTGTGGCTTTCTTAGCCACGGCGATTAAAAAAGCAGACGCTGAAGGCTGCGACCTGTGGACTGCTGTCCAAGCCTATAATTTTGGGCTAGACTACATCGACTATGTAGCTGAAAACGGCAAAACCAATCGTCTGGAATTGGCAGAACGCTATTCCAAAAATACGCTGTCTCCTGAACTGGGAAACAATGAGCAAACAAAATACCGTTATTTAAGTTATCAGTCAGTACTATACAATGGTGGGTATTTATACCATAATGGCGGAAATTTTTTCTATGCAGACCTGGTAAAAGCAAATGAGAAAAAAATAGAACAAACCAATTTTTTATTTTAA
- a CDS encoding DUF368 domain-containing protein, which yields MENETQSAKAGTKDWILRFVKGMFIGSGFILPGVSGGALAAIFGIYERIISFLAHITRNFKENVLFFIPVGLGGLTGIFILSFAVSFLLGSYASIILWFFVGCIVGTAPALWKEAGKKGRSNRDLVILVVSFVVATIFLWKGSGLFTEVPHNIWTWMIAGFLIALGVIVPGLSPSNFLVYMGMYKAMADGFKSLDPSVIIPIGIGGIITVFSLSKLMDYIFSKAYPQLFHFIMGVVFASTIMIIPTDYADFGFIDYSACVLMLGLGALLGAWMSRLEERYK from the coding sequence ATGGAAAATGAGACACAGTCGGCAAAGGCTGGTACTAAAGATTGGATTTTGCGCTTTGTTAAAGGAATGTTTATCGGTTCTGGTTTTATTTTACCAGGAGTTTCTGGTGGCGCGTTAGCCGCGATTTTTGGTATTTACGAACGAATTATTAGCTTTTTAGCTCATATTACAAGAAACTTTAAAGAAAATGTCTTATTTTTTATTCCAGTTGGTTTAGGTGGTTTGACTGGCATATTCATATTATCTTTTGCGGTTAGTTTTTTATTGGGCTCTTACGCCAGTATTATTTTGTGGTTTTTTGTCGGTTGTATTGTAGGAACTGCTCCTGCTTTATGGAAAGAAGCTGGAAAAAAAGGGCGGTCCAACCGGGATTTAGTTATTTTAGTTGTTAGTTTTGTAGTAGCGACGATTTTTTTATGGAAAGGCTCTGGTTTATTTACCGAAGTTCCGCACAATATCTGGACCTGGATGATTGCCGGCTTTTTAATTGCTTTAGGCGTGATTGTTCCGGGGTTAAGTCCATCTAATTTTCTTGTTTATATGGGTATGTATAAAGCGATGGCAGACGGTTTTAAAAGCCTGGATCCCAGTGTAATCATACCTATCGGAATTGGCGGTATTATTACAGTTTTTAGTCTTTCTAAATTGATGGATTACATTTTCAGTAAGGCGTATCCGCAGTTATTTCATTTTATTATGGGCGTGGTCTTTGCTTCAACCATTATGATCATACCGACAGATTATGCTGACTTTGGCTTTATTGACTATAGTGCTTGTGTATTAATGTTAGGCCTAGGAGCACTTTTAGGTGCTTGGATGAGCCGTCTAGAAGAACGTTATAAATAA
- the dnaG gene encoding DNA primase, with amino-acid sequence MAKIPQQVIDDIRDKTNIVDVIGQYVQLKKSGSKNYSGLCPFHNEKTPSFSVAEDKQFYYCFGCGRGGNIFSFIQEIEGLSFVESVLKVAEIEGIEVSKQYQNVAVENETSSKQQQLIQLHEKAAEVYHHMLVNTAIGEGALDYLHKRGLNDQLIEEFNIGFAPNQRDFLVRVFQNEALDSNIFPESGLFVERENEELVDRFYQRIMFPIRNFQGKTVGFSGRFFATEDFDDQDQPKYLNSPETTLFNKREILFNFDKARSGIRKSGTVYLFEGFMDVLAAYRTGVTNGIASMGTSLTNEQITAISRVAQELVLCYDGDQAGIAATDRAIGHLQESSGIDLSVVSVPENLDPDEYVKKYGQEPFVKLLEHGKETVFSFKMHYRRMNKNMSNEKEQVEYVQELLHDLLNVDSLIEQDRYLTQLSTEFQISRETLQQQLRDLKRQRRNKEKAPVAPSNTAPVQERSQGGSRKTQVQKAEELLLYRLFNDETLNQRLKQTQVVFAHEIYQELYMLYDAYIESEGEFVLAKFLDFIKDDRMRNIVSTIASLNVPEEGSQQEFQDLLSVIQRSSLVEEINDKKIKQQEASQKGNQQLELDLAMEIINLTKELKQVK; translated from the coding sequence GTGGCGAAAATACCGCAACAAGTGATTGATGATATTCGTGATAAAACGAATATCGTTGATGTTATTGGTCAATATGTGCAACTGAAAAAATCGGGTAGTAAAAATTATTCCGGGCTTTGTCCATTCCACAATGAAAAAACGCCATCGTTTTCTGTTGCTGAAGATAAGCAGTTTTATTATTGTTTCGGTTGCGGTCGTGGCGGAAATATTTTTTCTTTTATCCAGGAGATAGAAGGTCTTTCTTTCGTTGAGTCGGTGTTAAAAGTGGCTGAGATAGAAGGCATTGAGGTCTCTAAACAGTATCAAAACGTTGCAGTTGAAAATGAGACCAGTTCAAAACAACAACAGTTGATTCAATTGCATGAAAAAGCGGCCGAAGTTTATCATCATATGTTAGTTAATACAGCTATAGGTGAAGGGGCTCTTGATTATTTGCATAAAAGAGGGTTGAATGACCAGTTGATTGAAGAGTTTAACATTGGTTTTGCTCCTAATCAACGTGATTTTTTGGTCCGTGTGTTTCAAAACGAAGCATTGGATTCAAACATTTTTCCTGAATCCGGATTGTTTGTTGAACGAGAAAATGAAGAGTTAGTGGATCGCTTTTATCAACGGATTATGTTTCCTATTCGTAATTTTCAAGGGAAAACAGTTGGCTTTTCGGGTCGTTTTTTTGCAACGGAGGATTTCGACGATCAAGATCAACCCAAATATCTCAATTCCCCTGAAACAACACTGTTTAATAAACGTGAAATCTTATTTAATTTTGATAAGGCTCGTAGTGGTATAAGAAAAAGCGGTACTGTCTATTTATTTGAAGGATTTATGGATGTTTTGGCAGCTTACCGAACGGGGGTTACCAATGGGATTGCTTCAATGGGAACTAGCTTAACAAATGAGCAAATCACTGCGATTTCTCGTGTGGCACAAGAATTAGTCCTTTGTTATGATGGCGATCAAGCCGGCATTGCTGCAACGGATCGAGCAATCGGTCATTTACAAGAATCAAGTGGTATTGATTTATCGGTTGTAAGCGTTCCGGAAAATCTTGATCCAGATGAATACGTTAAAAAGTATGGGCAAGAGCCATTTGTTAAATTGCTCGAGCATGGCAAAGAAACTGTGTTTTCATTTAAAATGCATTACCGACGTATGAATAAAAATATGTCTAATGAAAAAGAACAGGTTGAATATGTGCAAGAACTGTTACATGATTTGCTGAATGTAGATTCTTTAATCGAACAAGATCGCTATTTAACGCAGTTGTCTACTGAGTTTCAAATATCACGAGAAACATTACAGCAACAATTGCGTGACTTAAAACGACAACGTCGAAATAAAGAAAAGGCGCCTGTGGCACCATCTAATACAGCGCCTGTCCAGGAAAGATCACAGGGTGGATCACGTAAAACACAAGTACAAAAAGCAGAAGAGTTGCTATTATACCGGTTGTTTAACGATGAAACACTTAACCAGCGTCTGAAACAAACACAAGTCGTATTTGCTCACGAAATTTATCAAGAGTTATATATGCTCTATGATGCTTATATAGAAAGCGAAGGTGAATTTGTTCTTGCTAAGTTTTTGGATTTTATAAAAGATGATCGTATGCGTAATATTGTTAGTACCATTGCTAGTTTGAATGTTCCAGAAGAAGGAAGCCAACAAGAGTTTCAAGACTTATTGTCGGTCATTCAAAGATCGAGTTTGGTTGAAGAAATTAATGATAAAAAGATCAAGCAGCAAGAGGCTAGTCAAAAAGGTAACCAACAATTAGAATTAGATTTAGCAATGGAAATTATAAACCTTACTAAAGAATTGAAACAAGTCAAATAG
- the rpoD gene encoding RNA polymerase sigma factor RpoD, giving the protein MAEETKVKYEQAVKDFIKQNKTKGQVVYDELSNALATPYSLDAENMDKLIQQVEDAGISVVDENGEPSLRSLKTTEKVEKEKPKDDLSAPTGVKINDPVRMYLKEIGRVSLLTAEEEVDLALKIEEGDQEAKQRLAEANLRLVVSIAKRYVGRGMQFLDLIQEGNMGLMKAVEKFDYRKGFKFSTYATWWIRQAITRAIADQARTIRIPVHMVETINKLIRIQRQLLQDLGREPTPEEIGAEMDLPTEKVREILKIAQEPVSLETPIGEEDDSHLGDFIEDQEATSPADHAAYELLKEQLEDVLDTLTDREENVLRLRFGIDDGRTRTLEEVGKVFGVTRERIRQIEAKALRKLRHPSRSKQLKDFLE; this is encoded by the coding sequence ATGGCAGAAGAAACAAAAGTTAAATATGAACAAGCGGTTAAGGATTTTATTAAGCAAAATAAAACCAAAGGTCAAGTCGTTTATGACGAATTATCTAATGCATTAGCTACCCCTTATTCATTAGATGCTGAAAATATGGATAAATTAATCCAACAAGTTGAAGATGCTGGTATCAGCGTTGTTGATGAAAACGGTGAACCGTCATTACGTAGTTTAAAAACAACAGAAAAAGTTGAAAAAGAAAAACCTAAAGATGACCTATCTGCTCCTACAGGAGTAAAGATTAATGACCCTGTTCGTATGTACTTGAAAGAAATTGGTCGTGTTTCGTTATTAACAGCTGAAGAAGAAGTTGATTTAGCGCTAAAAATTGAAGAAGGCGACCAAGAAGCAAAACAACGCTTAGCAGAAGCCAACCTTCGTTTAGTCGTTAGCATTGCGAAACGTTATGTAGGACGTGGGATGCAATTTCTTGATTTGATTCAAGAAGGAAATATGGGCTTGATGAAAGCTGTAGAAAAATTTGATTATCGTAAAGGTTTCAAGTTCTCTACTTATGCAACTTGGTGGATTCGACAAGCAATTACACGTGCGATCGCCGACCAAGCAAGAACGATTCGTATTCCAGTTCACATGGTTGAAACGATCAATAAATTGATCCGTATCCAACGGCAATTACTGCAAGACTTAGGACGTGAACCAACGCCAGAAGAGATTGGTGCAGAAATGGATTTACCAACGGAAAAAGTTCGAGAAATTTTAAAAATCGCTCAAGAACCTGTTTCCTTGGAAACGCCGATTGGTGAAGAAGATGATTCTCATTTAGGTGATTTCATCGAAGACCAAGAAGCGACTAGCCCGGCTGATCATGCAGCTTATGAATTATTGAAAGAACAATTGGAAGACGTCTTAGATACCTTGACTGACCGTGAAGAAAATGTTTTGCGGCTACGTTTTGGTATTGATGATGGCCGTACTCGTACGTTAGAAGAAGTGGGTAAAGTCTTTGGCGTGACTCGCGAACGAATTCGTCAAATTGAAGCAAAAGCTTTACGGAAATTACGTCATCCATCTCGTTCAAAACAACTAAAAGATTTTCTAGAATAA